In Mytilus edulis chromosome 6, xbMytEdul2.2, whole genome shotgun sequence, the following proteins share a genomic window:
- the LOC139526718 gene encoding adhesive plaque matrix protein-like, which translates to MSITEDSLYSAIFEFTLAVHNQASYLPKSSDKASYLPKSFDQASYLHKSSDQSSDQASYLPKSSDQASYLPKSSDQACYLPKSSDQASYLPKSSDQASYLPKSSDQASYLHKSSDQASYLHKSSDQASYLPKSSEQASYLHKSSDQASYLPKSSDQASYLPKSSDQACYLAKSSDQARYLPRSSDQACYLPKSSDQACYLPKSSDQASYLDKSSDQASYLPKSSDQASYLPRSSDQASYLPKSSDQASYLPKSSDFQTDLHMCIRIFNDIKKSKLCIA; encoded by the exons ATGTCCATAACAG AAGATTCACTATACTCTGCCATATTCGAATTTACATTAGCAGTACACAACCAGGCTAGTTATCTGCCTAAGTCCTCAGATAAGGCTAGTTATCTGCCAAAGTCCTTCGATCAGGCTAGTTATCTGCATAAGTCCTCAGATCAG TCCTCCGATCAGGCTAGTTATCTGCCAAAGTCCTCAGATCAGGCTAGTTATCTGCCTAAGTCCTCAGATCAGGCTTGTTATCTACCTAAGTCCTCCGATCAGGCTAGTTATCTGCCAAAGTCCTCAGATCAGGCTAGTTATCTGCCTAAGTCCTCAGATCAGGCTAGTTATCTGCATAAGTCCTCAGATCAGGCTAGTTATCTCCATAAGTCCTCCGATCAGGCTAGTTATCTGCCTAAGTCCTCAGAACAGGCTAGTTATCTGCATAAGTCCTCCGATCAGGCTAGTTATCTGCCAAAGTCCTCAGATCAGGCTAGTTATCTGCCTAAGTCCTCAGATCAGGCTTGTTATCTGGCTAAGTCTTCAGATCAGGCTCGTTATCTGCCTAGGTCCTCAGATCAGGCTTGTTATCTGCCTAAGTCCTCAGATCAGGCTTGTTATCTGCCTAAGTCCTCAGATCAGGCTAGTTATCTGGATAAGTCCTCCGATCAGGCTAGTTATCTGCCAAAGTCCTCAGATCAGGCTAGTTATCTACCTAGGTCCTCAGATCAGGCTAGTTATCTGCCAAAGTCCTCCGATCAGGCTAGTTATCTGCCTAAGTCCTCAGATTTTCAGACAGATTTGCATATGTGTATAAGAATTTTTAACGATATTAAGAAAAGTAAGCTATGTATTGCATAA
- the LOC139528775 gene encoding uncharacterized protein, giving the protein MQVLVVLLLVFVVVEAHYYDRGRTPSCKFPCPWRGKTFDFWEIGKSKSEIYGKFSKDGRRIKWSFGRTDECYQILDGFIVFRLKGEDNWFCVKIQYDRTKSPTTFRLHNGLVGDFPGKKDAFKICEVCAYPGTNFFTAVERGSHSYRYAYRRPPKQSRKFGCIIPKGCKCCKLQQCGRCRRCRDNGSIPNACS; this is encoded by the exons atgCAAGTTTTAGTGGTACTGTTATTGGTTTTTGTTGTGGTGGAAGCGCATTATTATGACAGAG GTAGAACACCTAGTTGTAAATTCCCATGTCCATGGAGAGGGAAAACCTTCGATTTCTGGGAAATTGGGAAATCAAAATCAGAGATCTATGGAAAGTTTTCGAAGGATGGAAGGAGAATCAAGTGGTCATTTGGTAGAACAGATGAATGTTATCAGATATTAGACGGGTTTATTGTGTTCAG ATTGAAAGGAGAAGACAACTGGTTTTGTGTAAAGATACAGTATGACAGAACCAAAAGTCCGACAACTTTTAGACTTCACAATGGAT TAGTAGGAGATTTTCCAGGTAAAAAAGACGCATTTAAAATTTGCGAAGTCTGTGCATATCCAGGCACGAACTTTTTCACAGCTGTAG AACGTGGATCACATTCGTACA gaTATGCCTACCGACGTC CACCTAAGCAATCACGCAAGTTTGGATGTATTATACCGAAAGGTTGTAAATGTTGCAAACTACAGCAATGTGGACGCTGTCGTAGATGTAGAGACAATGGAAGCATACCAAATGCTTGTTCATGA